The proteins below come from a single Triticum aestivum cultivar Chinese Spring chromosome 5D, IWGSC CS RefSeq v2.1, whole genome shotgun sequence genomic window:
- the LOC123125612 gene encoding desmethyl-deoxy-podophyllotoxin synthase-like — translation MAELVKNPKVMRRATMEVRRAFEAGGKVVEQQLGELVPYLHLVIRETLQLHTPPLLLPRECREEPACRVLGYDVPKGTQVLVNAWALGRDERYWPDKPEEFRPERFEPAGDGKDGAAVEVDFKGVDFEFLPFGAGRRMCPGMAFGLANVELALASLLLHFDWEAPGPNGSLDMTEAFGITARRKAGLLLRPIMRLPVPDNLTS, via the coding sequence ATGGCGGAACTGGTCAAGAACCCAAAGGTGATGCGTCGAGCCACAATGGAGGTGCGGCGAGCCTTCGAGGCCGGCGGCAAGGTGGTCGAGCAGCAGCTCGGCGAACTCGTCCCgtacctgcacctcgtcatccggGAGACTCTACAGCTGCACACGCCGCCGCTGCTGCTCCCCCGGGAGTGCCGAGAGGAGCCGGCGTGCAGGGTGCTCGGCTACGACGTGCCCAAGGGCACGCAGGTGCTGGTCAACGCCTGGGCGCTGGGCCGCGACGAGCGGTACTGGCCTGATAAGCCTGAGGAGTTCCGTCCGGAGCGCTTCGAGCCCGCCGGCGACGGTAAAGACGGCGCGGCGGTGGAGGTGGACTTCAAGGGCGTGGACTTCGAGTTCCTGCCGTTTGGTGCCGGGAGGAGGATGTGCCCCGGAATGGCGTTCGGGCTCGCCAACGTGGAGCTCGCGCTCGCCAGCTTGCTGCTACACTTCGACTGGGAAGCGCCCGGCCCCAACGGGTCGCTCGACATGACCGAGGCGTTTGGCATCACCGCACGGCGGAAGGCCGGCCTCCTGCTCCGCCCCATCATGCGCTTGCCTGTCCCGGACAACTTAACTAGTTGA
- the LOC123125610 gene encoding L-type lectin-domain containing receptor kinase SIT2-like codes for MDNLRSLLAALLLVCFGFSAAILGDGDGEQFVYSGFAGAKASLATDGTAVVQPSGLLELTNGTAQLSSHVVHRTPLRLRRSPGNGVRSFSASFVFGIIPPYSDLSGHGIVFFVGKDNFSAVLPSQYLGLLNSANNGNATNHIFGVELDAIQSKEFQDPDDNHVVIDVNSLQSIAARHAGYYDDKTGAFHDLLLISGKAMQVWVDYDSGSTQIMLDSGALKNGAKPSTPLVYAEVREDWEVEFGPHRFTYKDLFRATEGFKNKTLLGFGGFGRVYKGVLPKSKLEVAVKKVSHESRQGIKEFVAEVVTIGRLRHRNMVQLLGYCRRKGELLLVYDYMSNGSLDKYLYGGSKDKEKTALDWAQRFRIIKGVASGLPYTHEDFEQVIIHRDIKASNVLYDHGADPQTTHVVGTMGYLAPELARTGKVSPLTDVFAFGFFILEVACGRRPVEQAMNDSRLMLVDWVLEHWQKEALLEVVDARLDGNYDAGEVVLALKLGLMCSHPMPGAWPSMRQVMQYLEGDMPIPELTPTQMSFSMLALMQSQGFDSFVLSAASDPSSATNTTMTMGTISGLSGGR; via the exons caacagacGGCACGGCCGTCGTCCAGCCGAGCGGGCTCCTGGAGCTGACAAACGGCACGGCCCAGCTCTCGAGCCACGTGGTCCACCGGACGCCGCTGCGCCTCCGGAGGTCCCCGGGCAACGGCGTGCGCTCCTTCTCGGCGTCCTTCGTGTTCGGCATCATTCCCCCGTACTCCGACCTCAGCGGCCACGGCATCGTCTTCTTCGTCGGCAAGGACAACTTCTCGGCCGTGCTGCCGAGCCAGTACCTGGGCCTCCTCAACAGCGCCAACAACGGCAACGCCACCAACCACATCTTTGGCGTCGAGCTCGACGCCATCCAGAGCAAGGAGTTCCAGGACCCTGACGACAACCACGTCGTCATCGACGTCAACAGCCTGCAATCCATCGCCGCGCGCCACGCCGGCTACTACGACGACAAGACCGGTGCGTTCCATGACCTGCTTCTCATCAGCGGCAAGGCTATGCAGGTCTGGGTGGACTACGACAGCGGGTCCACGCAGATCatgttggatt CTGGCGCCCTGAAGAATGGCGCCAAGCCTTCGACGCCCCTGGT GTACGCGGAGGTGCGGGAGGACTGGGAGGTGGAGTTCGGGCCGCACAGGTTCACGTACAAGGACCTGTTCCGCGCCACGGAAGGGTTCAAGAACAAGACGCTGCTGGGCTTCGGCGGCTTCGGGAGGGTGTACAAGGGGGTGCTCCCCAAGTCCAAGCTGGAGGTGGCGGTGAAGAAGGTGTCGCACGAGTCGAGGCAGGGCATCAAGGAGTTCGTGGCGGAGGTGGTCACCATCGGCCGGCTCCGGCACCGCAACATGGTGCAGCTGCTCGGCTACTGCCGCCGGAAGGGGGAGCTGCTCCTGGTGTACGACTACATGTCCAACGGCAGCCTGGACAAGTACCTGTACGGCGGCAGCAAGGACAAGGAGAAGACGGCGCTGGACTGGGCGCAGAGGTTCCGGATCATCAAGGGCGTGGCGTCGGGCCTGCCGTACACCCACGAGGACTTCGAGCAGGTGATCATCCACCGGGACATCAAGGCCAGCAACGT GCTGTACGACCACGGCGCCGACCCGCAGACGACGCACGTGGTGGGCACCATGGGGTACCTGGCCCCGGAGCTGGCGCGGACGGGGAAGGTGTCCCCTCTCACCGACGTGTTCGCCTTCGGCTTCTTCATCCTCGAGGTGGCCTGCGGCCGGAGGCCCGTGGAGCAGGCCATGAACGACAGCCGGCTCATGCTGGTGGACTGGGTGCTGGAGCACTGGCAGAAGGAGGCGCTCCTCGAGGTGGTCGACGCGAGGCTCGACGGAAACtatgacgccggcgaggtggttcTGGCGCTGAAGCTTGGTCTGATGTGCTCGCACCCCATGCCCGGCGCGTGGCCTAGCATGCGGCAGGTGATGCAGTACCTGGAGGGTGACATGCCGATCCCCGAGCTGACACCCACGCAGATGAGTTTCAGTATGCTGGCCCTGATGCAGAGCCAAGGGTTTGACTCTTTCGTCTTGTCGGCGGCGTCGGATCCGTCGTCGGCCACGAATACGACGATGACCATGGGCACAATCAGTGGACTCTCAGGAGGGAGATGA